The genomic window GAAAAAGCGGCGACGACGATTCAAGACGTGCTGGACATCGAGCCGGGCAATCTGCACGGGTTGTGCAATCTGGCGATTTTTTGCCAGCACGCCGGCGACCGGGAGCGTCTGGAGTCGCTGCTGGGACTGCTGCGCAAGACGCTGCCCTTCCATCAGGAGCATCTGTTCAAGATGGCGACGACGATGGGCATTCTTGGCGAGCACGAGGCGGCATACGGATTGTTCCGCCGCTTGCTTAGACACGGAGGCGGACGTCAAGAGCCTTGCTTGTACCATTATGCGGCCGTGGCCGCGTACAATACCGGACGGACCGACGAAGCGCGCCGATTGTGGGCTCGCGCGGGCCAAATGGATCCCGAAGCGCCGATCGCGGATTATTATCTGAGCAAGCTGGAGCTGCCGGAGGAGGAGCGGCCGGACAAAGTCAGCTATCACTACCATTTGCCGCTCGAAGAACAGTTGAAGAAGCTGGTGTCCGATCCGAGCGGGGCGATCCCGGAACAGCTTCGCCGCGATCCTCTGGTCCGCTCGTCGTTTTTCTGGGCGCTGCGCCACGGCGACCCCGGCACGAAGCTGCAGGTCATTCAGGCGTTCGGTCTTATCGCGGATCAAGAAGTGGAATACGCGCTGCGCGATTTTCTGCTGGACCCGAATCAGCAGGACGAATTGAAGAAGGTGGCGCTGTACGTTCTCCGCTCCATGAACATATCCGAACCGCTGCATGTCGTCATCGGCGGCGAGCAGGTGGTCGTGCGCGCCAAGCCGATCTCCTCGAAGCTGCCGGAATGGCGCGACCGCTGGCAGGAGATTCTCGAATTGGCCAAGTCGCGCATGGATCAGCGTTACGACGTGGTGCAGCAGCATGACGCGGAGACGCTGTGGGTCGAGTTTCTGTCGCGCACCTATCCCAACGTTCCGAAGATGGTGAAGCCGGACGGCTGGGCTGCCGCGCTCGAATACTGGACGGCGAAGATGCACCGACGACGTCTGACGTACCACGACGTGGCCCTGCGGTACGGCGTGTCGATCACAACGGTCAGCCGCAACGCGAAAATGATCGACGAAGCCTGTTCGCTGCGCGAGAAGATGAAGGCTCTCTTCTTGCGTTGGGACGGCAACGGACAGACGGAGGAGTAACGGCTTGGCGGTCCCGCGGTTGGCGGATGCGGTCCGGCGCGTTGCGAGGAGATCGACGAATGCGGCCGGAGCGTTCGCGCGCGGGGATTCAGCGCGAGCAAAAAAACCGTCAGGACGCGGTCCTGGCGGTTTTTTTCAGGCCATACCGGGCGTTAGGGCATTTCCGGGTTCGAGACTACATAATGGGAGGAATACGAAATGGCTCTGATGCAAGTCAGCTTTTATTCCGAAGCGCTGGGGGTCACCGCTTCCATGAACGTTATCCTGCCGCAGCAGACCCGGTCCCAGATCGGCATGGATTCCCGGGCGTCGGAGACTCGGCTCCATCCGACGTTATACCTCCTTCACGGTCTGTCCGACGACCACTCGATTTGGCTGCGGCGCACCTCGGTGGAGCGTTACGCGGCCAGCCGGGGATTGGCTGTCGTCATGCCGGCGGTCAATCGCAGCTTCTACACGGATATGAAGTACGGCGCCAAATACTGGACATTCGTCAGCGAGGAACTGCCCGAGCTCTGCCGGTCGTTTTTCCCGTTGTCCGATCGCCGGGAGGATAACTTTGTGGCGGGCAATTCGATGGGCGGATACGGGACGCTGAAGCTTGCGCTGTCGCATCCCGGACGGTTCGCCGCGGCCGCCGCGCTGTCGGCCGTCACCGACCCGGCCGCGCAGGCGGGACGATTCGGAGAGGATTACGATCTGATCTTCGGCGGCAGGGAGGAAGCGATCGTCGGGACCAAGCACGATCTGTTCACGCTGGCGGAGCAGCTGCGGGAATCCGGGGATGAGCCGCCCAAGCTGTACCAGTATTGCGGCAAAGCCGACTTCCTGTACGATGACAACGTGCGGTTCCGGGACCATCTCTTGCGGCTCGGTTACGAGCTGACGTACGAGGAAGACGACAACGACCACAATTGGGCGTGCTGGGACGAACAGATTCGACGCGTGATCGAATGGCTGCCGCTGCAGAACCGTTAACGGGCCTCCTTGGTCCTCTGTTCACAATATCGCCACATATTATAATGATTTTAAATAAGGAATCATTATAGTTATTGACGGTGTCTTTTGGGGTATTGTAGGATATGAACTGTGAACGAGAGAGACTCAGTATAAAAAAGGAGGAACCATACAATGACCGCACGTTTGGTAGGTAAACCGGCACCCGATTTTACGATGGAAACGGCGCTTGGCAACGGCAAAGACTTCGGCCGCGTTTCCTTGTCCGACTATAAAGGCAAATGGCTTGTCCTGTTCTTTTATCCGCTTGATTTCACGTTTGTCTGCCCGACCGAGATCGTCGCCCTGAGCGATGCCGCACAGACGTTCGCCGATCTCAACACGGAAATTCTCGGCGTCAGCGTCGACAGCAAGCATACGCACCGCGCGTGGATCAACACGCCCCGCGAAGAAAACGGCCTCGGCCAGTTGAACTTCCCGCTTGCGTCGGATATTCTGAAAACAGTGGCGCGCGACTACGGCGTACTGATCGAAGAGGAAGGCGTCGCCCTGCGCGGCCTGTTCATCATCGATCCGGATGGAATCTTGAAATACCAAGTGGTCAATCATAACGATGTCGGCCGTTCCGTCGACGAGACGCTGCGCGTTCTGCAAGCTCTGCAATCCGGCGGTTTGTGCCCAATGAACTGGAAGCCGGGACAAAAGCACCTGGTTGCGAAGTAAGCCGTACCGACCGGCAAACCTGCCCCTGAGCCTGCCCTGCGGCGGGCCAGGGGTTTTCGAGATTGATTACGCGAAGGAGGAGCACTATGTATAAATCGATCGTAATTGGCACAGGACCTTCCGGACTGACTGCCGCCATCTACCTCGCGCGTGCGAACCTGAAACCGCTCGTGATCGAGGGACCGGAGCCGGGAGGCCAATTGACGACAACCACCGAGGTCGAGAACTTCCCGGGATTCCCCGAGGGGATCATGGGCCCGGAGCTGATGGCCAACATGCGCAAGCAAGCCGAGCGGTTCGGCGCCGAATTCCGGACCGGTTGGGTCAACAGCGTCGATCTGTCCCAACGGCCGTTCAAGCTTCAAGTCGAAGGCCACGGTGAGCTTGTCGCCGAGACGCTGATCATCTCCACGGGCGCATCAGCCAAGCTGCTGGGCATCCCGGGCGAACGCGACAACATCGGCCGCGGCGTCAGCACCTGCGCCACTTGCGACGGCTTCTTCTTCCGCGGCAAAAAAATCATCGTCGTCGGCGGAGGCGATTCCGCGATGGAAGAGGCGAACTTCCTGACGCGGTTCGCGTCGGAGGTGCGGATCGTTCATCGCCGCGAGGAGCTGCGCGCTTCCAAAATCATGCAAGACCGCGCGCGCGAAAACCCGAAAATCGTCTGGAGCCTCAACAGAACGCCTCTGGAAGTTTTGTCCGGGGATCGCGGCGTCACGGGTCTTAAAGTCCGCAACAACGAGACGGGAGAAGAAGAAATTCTCGAGACGGACGGCATCTTCGTGGCGATCGGCCATACGCCGAACACGAAGTTCCTGAACGGCCAGTTGGCTACCGACGATCACGGCTATCTGATCGTGAAGCCGGGCACCACCGAAACGAACGTACCGGGCGTCTTCGCTTGCGGCGACGTGCAAGACCAGAGATACCGCCAAGCGATTACGGCGGCGGGCAGCGGCTGTATGGCGGCGCTCGATTGCGAACGGTTCCTGGAAGGCAATTCGACGCACGACTGGAGCGTCTCGCTGTAAAATCATAAGGGACGGGCATGCGGCCGTCTCGGCGTATGGAGCATTTCTCCAACCGCGCCGGGACGGCCTCTTCTCTTGACCAGCCCATGGGCATGGCTTATAGTTGGTTTAGCGACTAACTATGGAGAATGCATATTCGAGGTGACCATTGTGTCGGAGAACATATATGTTGGCGTAGACATGGGCGGTACGGCGATCAAGGTCGGCATCTGCGACGCGGAAGGCAATCTGCTGCATACGTATGAGGGTCCGACCGGCACCGAGCACGGTCCGGAAGTCGTCATGGACAATATCGCTTCCTACGTGCGCAAGATCGTGCAGGATTCCCCGTTCGAGTGGGACCAGGTGGCCGGCATCGGCGCGGGCATCGCGGGATTTCTGGATATCCCGGCGGGCTTCGTCAAGCTGTCTCCGAACCTCCGCTGGCGGAACGTTCATGTCGGCAGCGGGTTGGAGAAGCGGCTGGGCAAGAAAGTCGTCATCAACAACGACGCCAACGTCGCCGCGCTGGGCGAAGCTTGGGCCGGAGCGGGCAAAGGCGTGCCCAACGTCGTCTGCTATACGCTGGGCACGGGGGTCGGCGGAGGCATCATCGTCGGCGGCAAGCTCGTCGAAGGCTTTAACGGCATGGCGGGCGAGCTCGGGCATATGAAGGTTGTGCCCGATCTGGAGGCCATCCAATGCGGCTGCTCGCAGAAGGGCTGCCTGGAGACCGTCTCGTCGGCGACCGGCATCATCCGCATGGCGAAAGATGCCGTCGAGCGCGGCGACGATACGTCTCTGAAGCTGATCGACGGCGACATTACCGCCAAGGACGTCATCGACGCGGCCAAAGCGGGGGACGAGGTCGCCAAGCGCATCGTGGCGCGCGCGGCCAATTACCTCGGGAAGTCGATGGCGGCCGTGGCGGTTGTCTTGAATCCGCAGCGGTTTATTATCGGCGGAGGCGTGTCCAAAGCCGGAGAGTTTTTATTCCAGCAAATCCGGGAGTCGTTCATCTGCAACACGACGGAAGCCGCCCACGAAGGCGTGGAGATCGTGCCGGCTACGCTCGGCAATAACGCCGGAGTCGTCGGCGCGGCCGGACTGCTGATCCACTAAAGCAAGCGATCATGGCTGCGTCCGCCTGAAGCGCGGGCGAATTGGGAGGGAGACCGACACGATGGAAGAGTTAGTGGCGCAATCAAGGCTGGTTATCATCACGGGCATGTCGGGCGCGGGCAAGACGATTGCCGTGCAGTGTCTGGAGGATCTCGGTTATTTTTGCGTCGATAACCTGCCTCCCGTGCTGATCCCCAAATTCGCCGAGCTGATCGAGCAGTCGAACGGCAAGGTTCGCAACGTGGCGCTGGTCATCGACCTGCGGGGGCGCGAATTTTTTCAGGCGCTGTCGGAATCGCTGCAAGTGCTCAAGCAGCATCATACCATCAGCTTCGAAATCCTGTTTCTGGATGCGACCGACGACCAGTTGGTTCAACGGTACAAGGAGAGCCGGCGGCGGCATCCGTTGTCCCCGGAAGGGTCGCCTCTCGAGGGCATCCAGGCGGAGCGCCGTCTGCTCGAGGAGCTTAAGGGTCAGGCGACCCAGGTCATCGACACCAGCCGTTTGAAGCCGGCCGAGCTGAAAGCGAAATTGTCGGCCCGATTTACTCATTTGGACTCCCGCCGCATATCCTTAAATATCGTATCTTTCGGTTTCAAATACGGCGTGCCGATCGACGCCGATCTGATCTTCGACGTGAGGTTCCTGCCCAATCCCCATTACGTCGACCAGTTGCGGCCGCTGACGGGGCAAAACGCCGAAGTGTACGAATATGTCATGAAATGGCCGGAGACGCAGGAATTTCTCGGCAAGCTCCTGGATCTTTT from Paenibacillus thermoaerophilus includes these protein-coding regions:
- a CDS encoding tetratricopeptide repeat protein, which codes for MKSNNPAAGTRKPNIIPIAMDATFFYERAVQSMDRHRYDRALKYFRRAAEYEPENPVNHCNLAGVLSELGDYGESNRILQHVLDHLDSTMTECYFYMANNYANMDDFESAEKALIRYLEQDPDGHYLDEAQEMMDFLSQELERPITVATIKCREGLFEHDRARALLEEGKFAEAVRVLEKLVKSRPEFLAARNNLALAYYYMGQFEKAATTIQDVLDIEPGNLHGLCNLAIFCQHAGDRERLESLLGLLRKTLPFHQEHLFKMATTMGILGEHEAAYGLFRRLLRHGGGRQEPCLYHYAAVAAYNTGRTDEARRLWARAGQMDPEAPIADYYLSKLELPEEERPDKVSYHYHLPLEEQLKKLVSDPSGAIPEQLRRDPLVRSSFFWALRHGDPGTKLQVIQAFGLIADQEVEYALRDFLLDPNQQDELKKVALYVLRSMNISEPLHVVIGGEQVVVRAKPISSKLPEWRDRWQEILELAKSRMDQRYDVVQQHDAETLWVEFLSRTYPNVPKMVKPDGWAAALEYWTAKMHRRRLTYHDVALRYGVSITTVSRNAKMIDEACSLREKMKALFLRWDGNGQTEE
- the rapZ gene encoding RNase adapter RapZ, yielding MEELVAQSRLVIITGMSGAGKTIAVQCLEDLGYFCVDNLPPVLIPKFAELIEQSNGKVRNVALVIDLRGREFFQALSESLQVLKQHHTISFEILFLDATDDQLVQRYKESRRRHPLSPEGSPLEGIQAERRLLEELKGQATQVIDTSRLKPAELKAKLSARFTHLDSRRISLNIVSFGFKYGVPIDADLIFDVRFLPNPHYVDQLRPLTGQNAEVYEYVMKWPETQEFLGKLLDLLQFLIPQYVKEGKSQVVIGIGCTGGKHRSVALAEYLGRRLGASETETVRVTHRDAERDRT
- a CDS encoding ROK family glucokinase — protein: MSENIYVGVDMGGTAIKVGICDAEGNLLHTYEGPTGTEHGPEVVMDNIASYVRKIVQDSPFEWDQVAGIGAGIAGFLDIPAGFVKLSPNLRWRNVHVGSGLEKRLGKKVVINNDANVAALGEAWAGAGKGVPNVVCYTLGTGVGGGIIVGGKLVEGFNGMAGELGHMKVVPDLEAIQCGCSQKGCLETVSSATGIIRMAKDAVERGDDTSLKLIDGDITAKDVIDAAKAGDEVAKRIVARAANYLGKSMAAVAVVLNPQRFIIGGGVSKAGEFLFQQIRESFICNTTEAAHEGVEIVPATLGNNAGVVGAAGLLIH
- a CDS encoding alpha/beta hydrolase: MALMQVSFYSEALGVTASMNVILPQQTRSQIGMDSRASETRLHPTLYLLHGLSDDHSIWLRRTSVERYAASRGLAVVMPAVNRSFYTDMKYGAKYWTFVSEELPELCRSFFPLSDRREDNFVAGNSMGGYGTLKLALSHPGRFAAAAALSAVTDPAAQAGRFGEDYDLIFGGREEAIVGTKHDLFTLAEQLRESGDEPPKLYQYCGKADFLYDDNVRFRDHLLRLGYELTYEEDDNDHNWACWDEQIRRVIEWLPLQNR
- a CDS encoding peroxiredoxin; translated protein: MTARLVGKPAPDFTMETALGNGKDFGRVSLSDYKGKWLVLFFYPLDFTFVCPTEIVALSDAAQTFADLNTEILGVSVDSKHTHRAWINTPREENGLGQLNFPLASDILKTVARDYGVLIEEEGVALRGLFIIDPDGILKYQVVNHNDVGRSVDETLRVLQALQSGGLCPMNWKPGQKHLVAK
- the trxB gene encoding thioredoxin-disulfide reductase, producing the protein MYKSIVIGTGPSGLTAAIYLARANLKPLVIEGPEPGGQLTTTTEVENFPGFPEGIMGPELMANMRKQAERFGAEFRTGWVNSVDLSQRPFKLQVEGHGELVAETLIISTGASAKLLGIPGERDNIGRGVSTCATCDGFFFRGKKIIVVGGGDSAMEEANFLTRFASEVRIVHRREELRASKIMQDRARENPKIVWSLNRTPLEVLSGDRGVTGLKVRNNETGEEEILETDGIFVAIGHTPNTKFLNGQLATDDHGYLIVKPGTTETNVPGVFACGDVQDQRYRQAITAAGSGCMAALDCERFLEGNSTHDWSVSL